In the Gasterosteus aculeatus chromosome X, fGasAcu3.hap1.1, whole genome shotgun sequence genome, one interval contains:
- the ap3b2 gene encoding AP-3 complex subunit beta-2 isoform X14: protein MSASSAFNEEKGGSSSVGEPEYGHDPASGGIFSSDYKRHDDLKEMLDSNKDSLKLEAMKRIVAMIARGKNASDLFPAVVKNVACKNIEVKKLVYVYLVRYAEEQQDLALLSISTFQRGLKDPNQLIRASALRVLSSIRVTIIVPIMMLAIKEAASDMSPYVRKTAAHAIPKLYSLDPEQKDQLIEVIEKLLADKTTLVAGSVVMAFEEVCPERIDLIHKNYRKLCNLLIDVEEWGQVVIINMLTRYARTQFLNPNMNESLLEEGSDKTFYGSDEDEDEEEEEKEKKAEAPMAKRKPYVMDPDHRLLLRNTKPLLQSRNAAVVMAVAQLYFHLAPKVEVGVIAKALVRLLRSHSEVQYVVLQNVATMSIKRRGMFEPYLKSFYIRSTDPTQIKVLKLEVLTNLANETNISTILREFQTYIKSMDKDFVAATIQAIGRCATNIGEVRDTCLNGLVQLLSNRDELVVAESVVVIKKLLQMQPEKHSDIIKHMAKLTDNIQVPMARASILWLIGEYCEHVPKIAPDVLRKMAKSFTNEEDIVKLQIINLAAKLYLTNSKQTKLLTQYVLNLAKYDQNYDIRDRARFIRQLIVPTEKSGALSKYAKKLFLALKPAPVLESPFKDRDHFQLGSLSHLLNAKAGGYQELPDWPEAAPDPSVRNVEVPEWTKCSSREKRKEKRVEKPFYSDSEGESGPTESADSESDSASGSEMGSGLEESGSGSESEGSEEGSESEEEEEEDEKDKKKIKKDLKKPVKESESEQSSEEEERKHQRKSDQQKSDSESESDEESDSESSQSESDDSDSEADVKKKKKAAESKPPPKPVKKDTRKEKKEMSLLDLDDFEPAASPQVTPVNSFLSNSLVTDLEGLSLSDAVLSPANISPCSALKSYELLHRIRGEGLSVEYCFSRQPFSPDGNMVAVQMQFTNNATSEAKNLHMEDVKLQSGMRVKEFPEIELLPAGETATAVMGIDFCDSTQAANFQLCTHTRKFFVSIQPPVGELMRPVFLTENEFKKEQGQLMGMNEITEKLTLDAKCRNEHTIVQRVTTAANLSRVPCGSDKECRFAGRTVTSGSLVLATVATKEGGAAQLTVNCEKMVIGTMLVKDVLLALTQ from the exons acacgATGACTTGAAGGAGATGCTGGACAGCAACAAGGACTCCCTGAAGCTGGAGGCGATGAAGCGGATCGTGGCG atgaTCGCCCGAGGTAAAAACGCATCAGATCTCTTCCCTGCTGTGGTGAAAAACGTCGCCTGCAAAAACATCGAG GTGAAGAAGCTCGTCTACGTTTACTTGGTGCGTTATgccgaggagcagcaggaccTCGCTCTGCTCTCCATTTCCACCTTTCAGCGAGGGTTGAAG GATCCCAACCAGCTGATCAGAGCCAGCGCGCTGCGAGTCCTCTCCAGCATCCGAGTCACCATCATCGTCCCCATAATGATGTTGGCCATCAAAGAGGCCGCCTCGGATATGTCTCCGTACGTCAGGAAGACGGCTGCACACGCAATCCCTAAACTCTACAG TTTGGATCCAGAGCAGAAGGACCAGCTTATCGAAGTCATAGAGAAATTGCTCGCTGACAAAACCACG TTGGTGGCGGGCAGCGTCGTCATGGCTTTCGAGGAAGTGTGTCCTGAGCGCATCGACCTGATCCACAAGAACTACAGGAAGTTGTGCAACCTGCTCATCGACGTGGAGGAGTGGGGGCAGGTGGTCATCATAAACATGCTGACCCGCTACGCCAGGACCCAGTTCCTCAACCCAAACATGAAC GAGTCgctgctggaggagggaagCGACAAGACCTTCTATGGCTCagatgaagacgaggacgaggaggaagaagagaaagaaaagaaggccGAGGCTCCCATGGCTAAGAGGAAGCCGTACGTGATGGATCCGGACCATCGGCTGCTGCTGAGGAACACCAAACCGCTCCTGCAGAGCCGCAACGCAGCT GTGGTGATGGCTGTGGCTCAGCTCTATTTCCATCTTGCCCCTAAAGTGGAGGTTGGGGTGATTGCCAAGGCCCTGGTCCGTCTCCTGAGGAGCCACAG TGAAGTCCAGTACGTCGTTCTCCAGAATGTGGCGACCATGTCGATCAAGAGGAGG GGAATGTTTGAGCCGTACCTGAAGAGTTTCTACATCCGCTCCACGGACCCAACACAGATTAAAGTCCTTAAG CTGGAGGTTCTCACCAATCTGGCCAACGAAACGAACATTTCCACCATTCTCAGAGAGTTTCAG ACTTACATCAAAAGCATGGATAAAGATTTTGTGGCCGCCACGATTCAAGCCATCGGCCGCTGTGCCACCAACATCGGGGAGGTGAGGGACACGTGTCTGAACGGCCTGGTGCAGCTGCTGTCCAACCGAGACG AGTTGGTGGTGGCGGAGTCGGTGGTAGTTATTAAGAAGCTGCTGCAGATGCAACCGGAGAAGCACAGCGACATCATAAAGCACATGGCCAAGCTGACGGACAACATCCAG GTGCCGATGGCGCGGGCCAGTATCCTGTGGCTGATTGGCGAGTACTGTGAGCACGTTCCCAAGATTGCTCCCGACGTCCTGAGGAAAATGGCCAAGTCGTTCACCAACGAAGAGGACATCGTCAAGCTGCAAATCATCAATTTGGCCGCCAAGCTTTATCTCACCAACTCCAAGCAG ACCAAACTGTTGACGCAGTATGTTCTCAACTTGGCCAAGTACGACCAGAACTACGACATCCGCGATCGGGCGCGCTTCATTCGTCAGCTCATCGTACCCACCGAGAAGAGCGGCGCTCTGAGCAAGTACGCTAAGAAGCTGTTCCTCGCCCTCAAACCCGCGCCGGTCCTCGAGTCTCCATTTAAag atCGAGACCACTTCCAGTTGGGTTCTTTGTCCCACTTGCTGAATGCCAAGGCGGGCGGCTACCAGGAGTTGCCTGACTGGCCTGAAGCCGCCCCAGATCCCTCCGTGCGCAACGTGGAG gTGCCCGAGTGGACCAAATGCAGCAGccgagagaagaggaaggagaagagggtggAGAAGCCGTTCTACTCGGACTCGGAGGGCGAGTCCGGGCCGACGGAGTCCGCGGACAGTG AGTCGGACTCGGCCAGCGGGTCGGAGATGGGCAGCGGACTGGAGGAGAGCGGGTCGGGGTCAGAGAGCGAAGGGAGCGAGGAAGGCTCCGagtctgaggaagaggaggaagaggacgaaaaggacaagaagaagataAAGAAAGATTTAAAGAAGCCAGTGAAAGAAAGCGAAAG CGAGCAAagcagtgaggaagaggagaggaaacaccaGAGGAAGAGCGACCAGCAGAAGAGCGACTCTGAGTCTGAGTCCGACGAGGAGAGCGACTCCGAAAGCAGCCAATCGGAGTCCGACGACTCGGATTCAGAGGCTGAcgtcaaaaagaagaaaaag GCAGCTGAATCCAAACCTCCTCCCAAGCCCGTCAAGAAGGACAccaggaaagagaagaaagaaatgtctcTGCTCGACCTGGACGACT TCGAACCCGCTGCGTCTCCTCAAGTCACGCCGGTCAACAGCTTCCTGTCCAACAGCCTGGTGACCGACCTGGAGGGACTGTCTTTGTCTGACGCCGTCCTCTCTCCGGCT AACATCTCTCCCTGCAGTGCACTGAAGAGCTACGAGCTGCTGCACCGCATCCGAGGGGAGGGCCTGTCGGTGGAGTACTGCTTCAGCCGGCAGCCCTTCAGCCCCGACGGCAACATGGTGGCCGTGCAGATGCAGTTCACCAACAACGCCACCTCGGAGGCCAAGAACCTGCACATGGAGGACGTGAAGCTGCAGTCCGGCATGAGGGTCAAAGAGTTTCCAGAGATCG AGCTGCTGCCGGCGGGCGAGACGGCCACGGCCGTGATGGGCATCGATTTCTGCGACTCGACGCAAGCGGCAAACTTCCAGCTCTG CACTCACACCAGGAAATTCTTCGTTTCCATTCAGCCGCCGGTCGGGGAGCTGATGAGGCCCGTCTTCCTGACAGAAAATGAGTTCAAAAAGGAGCAAG GTCAGCTGATGGGAATGAACGAGATCACGGAGAAGCTCACCCTGGACGCCAAGTGCCGGAACGAACACACCATCGTCCAGAGGGTGACCACCGCCGCCAACCTCAGCAGAGTGCCGTGCGGCTCAGATAAGGAgtgcag GTTTGCGGGCCGGACGGTGACCAGCGGCAGCCTGGTGTTGGCTACCGTGGCAACCAAAGAGGGAGGAGCCGCCCAGCTGACGGTCAACTGTGAGAAAATGGTGATCGGCACCATGCTGGTGAAGGACGTCCTCCTGGCTCTGACGcagtga
- the ap3b2 gene encoding AP-3 complex subunit beta-2 isoform X13, producing MSASSAFNEEKGGSSSVGEPEYGHDPASGGIFSSDYKRHDDLKEMLDSNKDSLKLEAMKRIVAMIARGKNASDLFPAVVKNVACKNIEVKKLVYVYLVRYAEEQQDLALLSISTFQRGLKDPNQLIRASALRVLSSIRVTIIVPIMMLAIKEAASDMSPYVRKTAAHAIPKLYSLDPEQKDQLIEVIEKLLADKTTLVAGSVVMAFEEVCPERIDLIHKNYRKLCNLLIDVEEWGQVVIINMLTRYARTQFLNPNMNESLLEEGSDKTFYGSDEDEDEEEEEKEKKAEAPMAKRKPYVMDPDHRLLLRNTKPLLQSRNAAVVMAVAQLYFHLAPKVEVGVIAKALVRLLRSHSEVQYVVLQNVATMSIKRRGMFEPYLKSFYIRSTDPTQIKVLKLEVLTNLANETNISTILREFQTYIKSMDKDFVAATIQAIGRCATNIGEVRDTCLNGLVQLLSNRDELVVAESVVVIKKLLQMQPEKHSDIIKHMAKLTDNIQVPMARASILWLIGEYCEHVPKIAPDVLRKMAKSFTNEEDIVKLQIINLAAKLYLTNSKQTKLLTQYVLNLAKYDQNYDIRDRARFIRQLIVPTEKSGALSKYAKKLFLALKPAPVLESPFKDRDHFQLGSLSHLLNAKAGGYQELPDWPEAAPDPSVRNVEVPEWTKCSSREKRKEKRVEKPFYSDSEGESGPTESADSESDSASGSEMGSGLEESGSGSESEGSEEGSESEEEEEEDEKDKKKIKKDLKKPVKESESEQSSEEEERKHQRKSDQQKSDSESESDEESDSESSQSESDDSDSEADVKKKKKAAESKPPPKPVKKDTRKEKKEMSLLDLDDFEPAASPQVTPVNSFLSNSLVTDLEGLSLSDAVLSPANISPCSALKSYELLHRIRGEGLSVEYCFSRQPFSPDGNMVAVQMQFTNNATSEAKNLHMEDVKLQSGMRVKEFPEIELLPAGETATAVMGIDFCDSTQAANFQLCTHTRKFFVSIQPPVGELMRPVFLTENEFKKEQGQLMGMNEITEKLTLDAKCRNEHTIVQRVTTAANLSRVPCGSDKECSPPVPPPDRLVHRFAGRTVTSGSLVLATVATKEGGAAQLTVNCEKMVIGTMLVKDVLLALTQ from the exons acacgATGACTTGAAGGAGATGCTGGACAGCAACAAGGACTCCCTGAAGCTGGAGGCGATGAAGCGGATCGTGGCG atgaTCGCCCGAGGTAAAAACGCATCAGATCTCTTCCCTGCTGTGGTGAAAAACGTCGCCTGCAAAAACATCGAG GTGAAGAAGCTCGTCTACGTTTACTTGGTGCGTTATgccgaggagcagcaggaccTCGCTCTGCTCTCCATTTCCACCTTTCAGCGAGGGTTGAAG GATCCCAACCAGCTGATCAGAGCCAGCGCGCTGCGAGTCCTCTCCAGCATCCGAGTCACCATCATCGTCCCCATAATGATGTTGGCCATCAAAGAGGCCGCCTCGGATATGTCTCCGTACGTCAGGAAGACGGCTGCACACGCAATCCCTAAACTCTACAG TTTGGATCCAGAGCAGAAGGACCAGCTTATCGAAGTCATAGAGAAATTGCTCGCTGACAAAACCACG TTGGTGGCGGGCAGCGTCGTCATGGCTTTCGAGGAAGTGTGTCCTGAGCGCATCGACCTGATCCACAAGAACTACAGGAAGTTGTGCAACCTGCTCATCGACGTGGAGGAGTGGGGGCAGGTGGTCATCATAAACATGCTGACCCGCTACGCCAGGACCCAGTTCCTCAACCCAAACATGAAC GAGTCgctgctggaggagggaagCGACAAGACCTTCTATGGCTCagatgaagacgaggacgaggaggaagaagagaaagaaaagaaggccGAGGCTCCCATGGCTAAGAGGAAGCCGTACGTGATGGATCCGGACCATCGGCTGCTGCTGAGGAACACCAAACCGCTCCTGCAGAGCCGCAACGCAGCT GTGGTGATGGCTGTGGCTCAGCTCTATTTCCATCTTGCCCCTAAAGTGGAGGTTGGGGTGATTGCCAAGGCCCTGGTCCGTCTCCTGAGGAGCCACAG TGAAGTCCAGTACGTCGTTCTCCAGAATGTGGCGACCATGTCGATCAAGAGGAGG GGAATGTTTGAGCCGTACCTGAAGAGTTTCTACATCCGCTCCACGGACCCAACACAGATTAAAGTCCTTAAG CTGGAGGTTCTCACCAATCTGGCCAACGAAACGAACATTTCCACCATTCTCAGAGAGTTTCAG ACTTACATCAAAAGCATGGATAAAGATTTTGTGGCCGCCACGATTCAAGCCATCGGCCGCTGTGCCACCAACATCGGGGAGGTGAGGGACACGTGTCTGAACGGCCTGGTGCAGCTGCTGTCCAACCGAGACG AGTTGGTGGTGGCGGAGTCGGTGGTAGTTATTAAGAAGCTGCTGCAGATGCAACCGGAGAAGCACAGCGACATCATAAAGCACATGGCCAAGCTGACGGACAACATCCAG GTGCCGATGGCGCGGGCCAGTATCCTGTGGCTGATTGGCGAGTACTGTGAGCACGTTCCCAAGATTGCTCCCGACGTCCTGAGGAAAATGGCCAAGTCGTTCACCAACGAAGAGGACATCGTCAAGCTGCAAATCATCAATTTGGCCGCCAAGCTTTATCTCACCAACTCCAAGCAG ACCAAACTGTTGACGCAGTATGTTCTCAACTTGGCCAAGTACGACCAGAACTACGACATCCGCGATCGGGCGCGCTTCATTCGTCAGCTCATCGTACCCACCGAGAAGAGCGGCGCTCTGAGCAAGTACGCTAAGAAGCTGTTCCTCGCCCTCAAACCCGCGCCGGTCCTCGAGTCTCCATTTAAag atCGAGACCACTTCCAGTTGGGTTCTTTGTCCCACTTGCTGAATGCCAAGGCGGGCGGCTACCAGGAGTTGCCTGACTGGCCTGAAGCCGCCCCAGATCCCTCCGTGCGCAACGTGGAG gTGCCCGAGTGGACCAAATGCAGCAGccgagagaagaggaaggagaagagggtggAGAAGCCGTTCTACTCGGACTCGGAGGGCGAGTCCGGGCCGACGGAGTCCGCGGACAGTG AGTCGGACTCGGCCAGCGGGTCGGAGATGGGCAGCGGACTGGAGGAGAGCGGGTCGGGGTCAGAGAGCGAAGGGAGCGAGGAAGGCTCCGagtctgaggaagaggaggaagaggacgaaaaggacaagaagaagataAAGAAAGATTTAAAGAAGCCAGTGAAAGAAAGCGAAAG CGAGCAAagcagtgaggaagaggagaggaaacaccaGAGGAAGAGCGACCAGCAGAAGAGCGACTCTGAGTCTGAGTCCGACGAGGAGAGCGACTCCGAAAGCAGCCAATCGGAGTCCGACGACTCGGATTCAGAGGCTGAcgtcaaaaagaagaaaaag GCAGCTGAATCCAAACCTCCTCCCAAGCCCGTCAAGAAGGACAccaggaaagagaagaaagaaatgtctcTGCTCGACCTGGACGACT TCGAACCCGCTGCGTCTCCTCAAGTCACGCCGGTCAACAGCTTCCTGTCCAACAGCCTGGTGACCGACCTGGAGGGACTGTCTTTGTCTGACGCCGTCCTCTCTCCGGCT AACATCTCTCCCTGCAGTGCACTGAAGAGCTACGAGCTGCTGCACCGCATCCGAGGGGAGGGCCTGTCGGTGGAGTACTGCTTCAGCCGGCAGCCCTTCAGCCCCGACGGCAACATGGTGGCCGTGCAGATGCAGTTCACCAACAACGCCACCTCGGAGGCCAAGAACCTGCACATGGAGGACGTGAAGCTGCAGTCCGGCATGAGGGTCAAAGAGTTTCCAGAGATCG AGCTGCTGCCGGCGGGCGAGACGGCCACGGCCGTGATGGGCATCGATTTCTGCGACTCGACGCAAGCGGCAAACTTCCAGCTCTG CACTCACACCAGGAAATTCTTCGTTTCCATTCAGCCGCCGGTCGGGGAGCTGATGAGGCCCGTCTTCCTGACAGAAAATGAGTTCAAAAAGGAGCAAG GTCAGCTGATGGGAATGAACGAGATCACGGAGAAGCTCACCCTGGACGCCAAGTGCCGGAACGAACACACCATCGTCCAGAGGGTGACCACCGCCGCCAACCTCAGCAGAGTGCCGTGCGGCTCAGATAAGGAgtgcag TcctcctgtccctcctcctGATCGTCTTGTCCACAGGTTTGCGGGCCGGACGGTGACCAGCGGCAGCCTGGTGTTGGCTACCGTGGCAACCAAAGAGGGAGGAGCCGCCCAGCTGACGGTCAACTGTGAGAAAATGGTGATCGGCACCATGCTGGTGAAGGACGTCCTCCTGGCTCTGACGcagtga
- the ap3b2 gene encoding AP-3 complex subunit beta-2 isoform X12 — MSASSAFNEEKGGSSSVGEPEYGHDPASGGIFSSDYKRHDDLKEMLDSNKDSLKLEAMKRIVAMIARGKNASDLFPAVVKNVACKNIEVKKLVYVYLVRYAEEQQDLALLSISTFQRGLKDPNQLIRASALRVLSSIRVTIIVPIMMLAIKEAASDMSPYVRKTAAHAIPKLYSLDPEQKDQLIEVIEKLLADKTTLVAGSVVMAFEEVCPERIDLIHKNYRKLCNLLIDVEEWGQVVIINMLTRYARTQFLNPNMNESLLEEGSDKTFYGSDEDEDEEEEEKEKKAEAPMAKRKPYVMDPDHRLLLRNTKPLLQSRNAAVVMAVAQLYFHLAPKVEVGVIAKALVRLLRSHSEVQYVVLQNVATMSIKRRGMFEPYLKSFYIRSTDPTQIKVLKLEVLTNLANETNISTILREFQTYIKSMDKDFVAATIQAIGRCATNIGEVRDTCLNGLVQLLSNRDELVVAESVVVIKKLLQMQPEKHSDIIKHMAKLTDNIQVPMARASILWLIGEYCEHVPKIAPDVLRKMAKSFTNEEDIVKLQIINLAAKLYLTNSKQTKLLTQYVLNLAKYDQNYDIRDRARFIRQLIVPTEKSGALSKYAKKLFLALKPAPVLESPFKDRDHFQLGSLSHLLNAKAGGYQELPDWPEAAPDPSVRNVEVFALLERVTTLTSVPEWTKCSSREKRKEKRVEKPFYSDSEGESGPTESADSESDSASGSEMGSGLEESGSGSESEGSEEGSESEEEEEEDEKDKKKIKKDLKKPVKESESEQSSEEEERKHQRKSDQQKSDSESESDEESDSESSQSESDDSDSEADVKKKKKAAESKPPPKPVKKDTRKEKKEMSLLDLDDFEPAASPQVTPVNSFLSNSLVTDLEGLSLSDAVLSPANISPCSALKSYELLHRIRGEGLSVEYCFSRQPFSPDGNMVAVQMQFTNNATSEAKNLHMEDVKLQSGMRVKEFPEIELLPAGETATAVMGIDFCDSTQAANFQLCTHTRKFFVSIQPPVGELMRPVFLTENEFKKEQGQLMGMNEITEKLTLDAKCRNEHTIVQRVTTAANLSRVPCGSDKECRFAGRTVTSGSLVLATVATKEGGAAQLTVNCEKMVIGTMLVKDVLLALTQ; from the exons acacgATGACTTGAAGGAGATGCTGGACAGCAACAAGGACTCCCTGAAGCTGGAGGCGATGAAGCGGATCGTGGCG atgaTCGCCCGAGGTAAAAACGCATCAGATCTCTTCCCTGCTGTGGTGAAAAACGTCGCCTGCAAAAACATCGAG GTGAAGAAGCTCGTCTACGTTTACTTGGTGCGTTATgccgaggagcagcaggaccTCGCTCTGCTCTCCATTTCCACCTTTCAGCGAGGGTTGAAG GATCCCAACCAGCTGATCAGAGCCAGCGCGCTGCGAGTCCTCTCCAGCATCCGAGTCACCATCATCGTCCCCATAATGATGTTGGCCATCAAAGAGGCCGCCTCGGATATGTCTCCGTACGTCAGGAAGACGGCTGCACACGCAATCCCTAAACTCTACAG TTTGGATCCAGAGCAGAAGGACCAGCTTATCGAAGTCATAGAGAAATTGCTCGCTGACAAAACCACG TTGGTGGCGGGCAGCGTCGTCATGGCTTTCGAGGAAGTGTGTCCTGAGCGCATCGACCTGATCCACAAGAACTACAGGAAGTTGTGCAACCTGCTCATCGACGTGGAGGAGTGGGGGCAGGTGGTCATCATAAACATGCTGACCCGCTACGCCAGGACCCAGTTCCTCAACCCAAACATGAAC GAGTCgctgctggaggagggaagCGACAAGACCTTCTATGGCTCagatgaagacgaggacgaggaggaagaagagaaagaaaagaaggccGAGGCTCCCATGGCTAAGAGGAAGCCGTACGTGATGGATCCGGACCATCGGCTGCTGCTGAGGAACACCAAACCGCTCCTGCAGAGCCGCAACGCAGCT GTGGTGATGGCTGTGGCTCAGCTCTATTTCCATCTTGCCCCTAAAGTGGAGGTTGGGGTGATTGCCAAGGCCCTGGTCCGTCTCCTGAGGAGCCACAG TGAAGTCCAGTACGTCGTTCTCCAGAATGTGGCGACCATGTCGATCAAGAGGAGG GGAATGTTTGAGCCGTACCTGAAGAGTTTCTACATCCGCTCCACGGACCCAACACAGATTAAAGTCCTTAAG CTGGAGGTTCTCACCAATCTGGCCAACGAAACGAACATTTCCACCATTCTCAGAGAGTTTCAG ACTTACATCAAAAGCATGGATAAAGATTTTGTGGCCGCCACGATTCAAGCCATCGGCCGCTGTGCCACCAACATCGGGGAGGTGAGGGACACGTGTCTGAACGGCCTGGTGCAGCTGCTGTCCAACCGAGACG AGTTGGTGGTGGCGGAGTCGGTGGTAGTTATTAAGAAGCTGCTGCAGATGCAACCGGAGAAGCACAGCGACATCATAAAGCACATGGCCAAGCTGACGGACAACATCCAG GTGCCGATGGCGCGGGCCAGTATCCTGTGGCTGATTGGCGAGTACTGTGAGCACGTTCCCAAGATTGCTCCCGACGTCCTGAGGAAAATGGCCAAGTCGTTCACCAACGAAGAGGACATCGTCAAGCTGCAAATCATCAATTTGGCCGCCAAGCTTTATCTCACCAACTCCAAGCAG ACCAAACTGTTGACGCAGTATGTTCTCAACTTGGCCAAGTACGACCAGAACTACGACATCCGCGATCGGGCGCGCTTCATTCGTCAGCTCATCGTACCCACCGAGAAGAGCGGCGCTCTGAGCAAGTACGCTAAGAAGCTGTTCCTCGCCCTCAAACCCGCGCCGGTCCTCGAGTCTCCATTTAAag atCGAGACCACTTCCAGTTGGGTTCTTTGTCCCACTTGCTGAATGCCAAGGCGGGCGGCTACCAGGAGTTGCCTGACTGGCCTGAAGCCGCCCCAGATCCCTCCGTGCGCAACGTGGAG GTTTTTGCGCTGCTCGAAAGAGTCACAACATTAACGAGT gTGCCCGAGTGGACCAAATGCAGCAGccgagagaagaggaaggagaagagggtggAGAAGCCGTTCTACTCGGACTCGGAGGGCGAGTCCGGGCCGACGGAGTCCGCGGACAGTG AGTCGGACTCGGCCAGCGGGTCGGAGATGGGCAGCGGACTGGAGGAGAGCGGGTCGGGGTCAGAGAGCGAAGGGAGCGAGGAAGGCTCCGagtctgaggaagaggaggaagaggacgaaaaggacaagaagaagataAAGAAAGATTTAAAGAAGCCAGTGAAAGAAAGCGAAAG CGAGCAAagcagtgaggaagaggagaggaaacaccaGAGGAAGAGCGACCAGCAGAAGAGCGACTCTGAGTCTGAGTCCGACGAGGAGAGCGACTCCGAAAGCAGCCAATCGGAGTCCGACGACTCGGATTCAGAGGCTGAcgtcaaaaagaagaaaaag GCAGCTGAATCCAAACCTCCTCCCAAGCCCGTCAAGAAGGACAccaggaaagagaagaaagaaatgtctcTGCTCGACCTGGACGACT TCGAACCCGCTGCGTCTCCTCAAGTCACGCCGGTCAACAGCTTCCTGTCCAACAGCCTGGTGACCGACCTGGAGGGACTGTCTTTGTCTGACGCCGTCCTCTCTCCGGCT AACATCTCTCCCTGCAGTGCACTGAAGAGCTACGAGCTGCTGCACCGCATCCGAGGGGAGGGCCTGTCGGTGGAGTACTGCTTCAGCCGGCAGCCCTTCAGCCCCGACGGCAACATGGTGGCCGTGCAGATGCAGTTCACCAACAACGCCACCTCGGAGGCCAAGAACCTGCACATGGAGGACGTGAAGCTGCAGTCCGGCATGAGGGTCAAAGAGTTTCCAGAGATCG AGCTGCTGCCGGCGGGCGAGACGGCCACGGCCGTGATGGGCATCGATTTCTGCGACTCGACGCAAGCGGCAAACTTCCAGCTCTG CACTCACACCAGGAAATTCTTCGTTTCCATTCAGCCGCCGGTCGGGGAGCTGATGAGGCCCGTCTTCCTGACAGAAAATGAGTTCAAAAAGGAGCAAG GTCAGCTGATGGGAATGAACGAGATCACGGAGAAGCTCACCCTGGACGCCAAGTGCCGGAACGAACACACCATCGTCCAGAGGGTGACCACCGCCGCCAACCTCAGCAGAGTGCCGTGCGGCTCAGATAAGGAgtgcag GTTTGCGGGCCGGACGGTGACCAGCGGCAGCCTGGTGTTGGCTACCGTGGCAACCAAAGAGGGAGGAGCCGCCCAGCTGACGGTCAACTGTGAGAAAATGGTGATCGGCACCATGCTGGTGAAGGACGTCCTCCTGGCTCTGACGcagtga